Below is a genomic region from Osmerus mordax isolate fOsmMor3 chromosome 22, fOsmMor3.pri, whole genome shotgun sequence.
ATCATCTGTCCGGCCAAGGGAGGGGCATGACGAACACGGGGTGATAAAGCCGTCTCAGCTTCTGTCCCTTTCCAAACAGTAACGTGATCACATTGGATACGACCATCACAGAACCCTAAAAGTAGACCGTCCTGTATAGGTAGGTGAAGGAACTGGAGGCCTGTCTGAACCTgaggtctgtgtctctgtagacTGTCCTGCCCTGTGGCTAGCTGGTAATTAACCAAACATGCTCTGACAAGACACATATTCCCTGTCGCCTCTATACTGTGTAAATTAGATCAACCAAggtcagatcaaaagctctatTTAACAGTACCCCAAGTGTCACATTAGAGCAAcagtttaacaaaccaaacattCTACAACATTGTTATATTTTTATGACGAGCAGAATCAAAGACTCGCTGAGGCAGTTAATAAAACATCAATAAGGCTCACATCTTCTGACTATTATATCAGCTGACCTGGAACAACCCTTTAAACACTGTTGAGCAGACTTTGTCAGTTGTGTGCGCACCCTGCCAAGAAAATCTTGACAATTATGGCCATGTTGGGAATCAATTCTCTTCAGTTTAACTTCCCTTTTTCAGGCAACTTGTTAGAGGTGTTAAATACTGCTTGACAGTGTATGCGGAGAGAGGTAAATCGAGGGCATCGAGAGGAAATGTGTTGATTTAAAACAAGCGCAGTTCTCATTTACACTTCTGTCATCGTTACTCCTCACAGGGCGCTGGGCGACATGATTGAACCCTCCTCTGCAATGTGAACTAttgtccctctcacacacacacacacgcacacacacacacacacacacacactctgctctgtgtgtgtgtgtaagtgaaagacagaaaaggagaggaggagagagagcgaactGCTGGGCATCAGAagcctttttttcccccaaaacaccctCCAACATCACATCAGCATGACAATAAGGCTGGCTGGCGAGCATGTCAGGCTTCCCCTCTTGTGCTCGACAAACACCTCACTGTGTGACTGCTGTGACAAAGGCTTGCTTGTTTGCTCTCGACAGGATGGTGAGGAAGACGAGGATAGAATTAGGAGCGAAACTGTCTCCTCACGCTGACTTCATACATGCCTCTCAACCCTTTGGAGGACAATGGCACGCCAAAGGGATCTACCTCAGGGTACACAATAGTCCTGTCATCCACATCTGTTTTGTGTGTATTCATCTACAGTGCAAATCCAGGCAACACGGATGATTGAACGAAAATGAACCCAAAAATTACATTCTAATATCGATTATTTGGATGCTACTGTATATATTCTCGTAGCAACAGAGAAACATaagcaaaaagggaagtcatcACGGGGAACGGTAGTTGGGAATTTACCTTTGCCTTGGTGGCCCTCCTCGTGGATGCTCTTCACTGCTGCTCGGCCTTCCTCTTCAACATTTCCAGCTGGAGGAGAATGAAATGAGAGAGGCTCCATGGGCACTCATccaccacacctcacacacacacaaagcctgcATGCAGGCAACACAGACTGGGTTCTGATGTGAGGCACAGTGTCGGGCCCGTTCATTAGGGATGCATTGATAGCTGAGGATGACACTTTGTCACGTAGATTTTAGGATAAACATGATCATTGATTGGTATTCCATTGCCTGCTCACAATTGAGAGAAATTGCCTTATGATATTATTATTAGTCACAGCATGTGTTAATGAGGGATAGGCTACCGCAATAGCAAAGAGAAAATGATTTGTACTTGCTACCTCTGCCTTAAAATGGTGTTAGATTGGGTTTTTTAGTATTACAACCAAATGGTGTGTTGTACAATACCTATAACCACATGCATGCCAAGGCTTGCCAGGTGTCTTGCAGTCTCAAACCCCATTCCTCGAGCACCCCCAGTCACTATGGCAACCCTTCCATTTTGTTTGGGCAAAACTGTGAGGGAGAAAAGGATATGGTCCACATATTGCGTTGCAACACAATGACGACAAGAATCCTTTGGTCTATTGGTATTCTAATCAAATTCTATGAAAACCTAAATGCATTTCAATAACTGAAAGTTATGTATGCCTGGCCTAAATATCCTGTCACACTTTAATTGTCGTTGATTTACTCGTTAACAGAACTCTCTATTGGATGATTTATGCGGGGTAGATTGCACGTTTGCATTGAGTCACAGGTCAATACGTCCTTATCGACCTAGAGTTGCTGAATATGCTGGCAGGGACAAACCATTGTCCACGCAACGAGAGTGTATTTTGATGCTTAACAACAGTTCCTGCCTATAAGATAAGATGACCTTGTACGACCAGCACAGCCAGACTGATTGAAATTAGAGCAGACATCCTGCTTGACCGTGGCTGATTGTGCAGGATGCTTTAGATTACATTAAATACAGCACAAGCGCCAATATAAATTCTAACACTGTGAATGTCATACCAACCAACAAGTAGACAAATGACATAGCATACATTTTTACGGTATTTATTAGAATATTCAATTAAATAGTATGGCTCTACTGTATCACTTCACTTGGCACACATAAGCTTTTGGCATCTGGACAAATCGATAATATTATCGATTTTGCAGTGTTTATCTGAGCCCAAAAAAGCCTAAACACATCAGGATTGAGACAGTAGTTAGACTACGTGAATATCCAGAACATAAAACAACAGCAGCCAGACCTtttattgtacttttttttctAAATTATAGAAGCTTTGCTCGGTCATAAGTATGCTCCAtaattgtttgtgttttatcAACTGGCATGCAGAAtcacaatctgtaaaaaaaaaaaaaaaaatgcatagtTTGCGCTCTCAAACAACCACTGAGCTCATGCAATTGGTTCCTGTTCCAGTCTGAAGCTCCACCCTTCCTGATCATCTTCACGAGGCTCCGCCTCATAGTAGCTCCTGGAGTTCTCATACAGAAACACCTGTTGATCTACGAAGGCCGGGGCAAGGCGATTCCTCTTGCCGCACAGAATTGTCCCAGAGGAGCTGAACAGTCTGTGACATGGGACACTGGTGGCAGGAACAGACCAGTACTTTTGGAGCACCTTGGGCAGGGTGGGGAACAAGGCCACATGGTTGGACCACCATCGTAGAGGGTCCTCATTGAGGCCTAGAACCCTCTGagatttaaaattgctcagttCCTCCACAACCTGAGCATGCAGCTCCTCTTGGTTCTCATCGGTGCCTGACTGGTAGAATATCACAGCTAGCGGGTTACTATCTGCTGTCCTACATGGACTCGCAGTTGCAAGAGCCTGCTTTTTGTCCGGCGGCTCATCGGACGACTGCGGGCGCTCCACGGGGCTAGGCTGCTCGGCCCTCTGTTTCTCCAGCACGGCCTTGGCCTCCTCGATGACCTTGGTCTCGACCTGGGAGCGTTCCTGTAAGGTGAGGAAGGGCAGCCGCTTGTAACGGGGATCCAGGAAAGCAGCCACATTCAGAAACGTGGCCGTCTCAGCCGTCTGTGAGTAGGTGCTGGACAACACTCGGGAGATGACCTCTTTAGCCATCCCGATCTCTTTCAGATCCCGATCGTTCAACTTCAGGGCGGTGTTAAGAAGCATGTGGAGTACAGGTCGCACCATACTGATGGAAGAATATCTACACGAGGTCATCATATCAGCCACAACTTTGAACGGCTGCAGCATTTCGATCATCCCCTCGACCATGCTCCATTCAGTGCCCTCGAAACTCAGGTGATGGTTATCACTGTCCTCCACAAGCGCCGAGGTGATAGCTGGCTGTTGTTCTCGGAGGCGCAGCAGCATGTGCAGGGTAGACATCCAAGATCGAATTCTGTCGTTGACCAGTTGAAACTTGGCCAGTCCGTGCAGCCTTTGCTTTTCTTGAAGGAGACAGATCGCCGTTAAAGACTGATGGAAATAATCCACCAGTTTTCTGCATTTCCCTAAAAAGCCATCCACATGGGGAAGCTGAAAGGCTTCGGCCATTCCTCGATTAACTGTATGACCAAAGCAGGGCATTTGCACTGACAGGTCCAGGAGGGAGCAGGCCTTCACTATATCTAACGAGCCATTAGTAGTAACGCCGCTGACTTTGTGAGTTATCCCCCATTCAACAAAGGCGTCGTACAACGCTCTCGTTATATTTTCCGCTATGTTGTCCTCCTGAACCTCAAATGTTTTAAGGCACTTGCTGCTCGTAGAGAAGACAGACGTCGAGCAGTTTTGGTTCAGGCAGTGCATCGATAGGGAGATGTAGGTCCTATTCTGGGTTTGGCTCTGCCAAAGGTCAGTGGAGACACCGCAGTTTGCCACGCCGGCGAGCTCACTCAGCACAGCCTCGCGGCTCCGTTGGTACACATGCGGGAGGAATTTCTTTGCAATGTCACTTTTAGTGGGTGGCGAGTATCGGGGatctgtggttttcaaaagGGCCTGAAAAGTGGGCTCTTCGACAACAGACACAGGGTACATTCCTTCACAGATAAAGCTGAGGACAGCAGAGGTCAAgtcactgtgtcgtctgttctCATATCCGAGGTTCGGCTTGGGGGTCTCCTGGGGATGCTGCTGATGAAAAGGCCCCTCAGGTTTTCTCTTGGAGTAGGCTGTGGCAAAGGCCTCTCGCATTTGATCTGTGTTGCTTTTCACAAACTCACAGAATTCTTCCGGGTGGTTCTTCTCTAGATGGTATGATAGATTGGAAGTGTTGCCAGAGTAGGCAATTTGAGTCATACATATGCGGCAGTATATCCGCTTCCAGTGTAATATACACCCATCTGAATCAGTGTCAAACCCAAAATACTTCCAGACTTTACTTTTGGCTCGTGGATGTGTAACTAGGTGGAGGTTAGATGACGATGCTCCTGTACTTTTATCCTCCATTGATTCCTTTTACAAGTAGTTCCTTTTAGGTGTGTTCACTCATCTCTGAGTACCTGACAAGGCAGTGAAATAAAGCTATGAGGAAAAAAGGTTGAACTTACTTAAAAGGTTGTAACTAAATGTTATGTCACATAAACTGTCTGGGAGTTGTGATTGCTGGCTTTTGACAAATAAATAGTTTATCTtgaaaacaagtttgaaaactaTCTTTAACTTTCTTTCACTAACATTCTTAGTGTGATTAGACTAGGGGCTAGCTTACAAGGATTAAACCAAAGATTTACTAACACAAAAACTGTCATTGTGTCAGTATTGTTAGGTATGACAATATCCCCATGGGAAAGGAATTCTTCTGAAGGGAGTTTCTGGGCTAAAGGTCATAGATTGCATTCTCCCAAACATATCAGACAATATAAGATCACTTCTGAGTCAACTGTAAATTAAAAGTAGTCTATGAATTTAGAAAACAGTAGGCTACAACAGACGTTTGAATATATTAATTTAGGAGCGTCAACAAATGCACGCCAACAAATATAACGCATTATATACTTTCATTTCGTTTCCGACATATTTTACGTTGAACATTTGCAACAGGCGCTAATTGACCGCAGATTACATCGCATGCATTCATAAGTCAACAATCAAGTGATAACAGAAAAACCTAACCTGGTAACGCAAACGATTTGTTGAAAAGCTGATACAAAAGTACTTGAACTCCAACCCAATACAGCCTTATTATCGGTAAAATGAAAGACAGTAGCCACATCATTTGCAACGTCCCGACTCTTCCAGTTCTCTGTGTATCAACTTTTAGATTCCGTGCCGAGGTGCTTGTTCTTTCAAGTTCCTACAGTGTCTGAAGCTTGGTCTTGACAGTTCCGCTAAAGCCGCATTACGAGCGAGGCACTAATGCAGATTGCAGAACATCGAGCTCTAATATTTTAACAAAGAACCTTTCATTCTAACATTCAACCTTTGTCATCGTGTAAACCAGACCTAGATCTGGGAGCTGTGAAAAAATTCTACCGTATATAGAATTGATATTCTATATAGACCTAGCAGAATTTGATTGAAAAAGTATCGTGCTGTTGGCCATAAAGCCTACTTTTGGTTTAAGTCTTTGCTTCACCCGTTGTGGTCCTAGCCAATCTTAATGACTGccacagttaaaagaaaaatccTAAGGAATATCCCTTCGACGTGTAGCTATTTGACATAAACATAACCTTGTGGTTCCTGGCTGCGTGAGAAGAAATGTTGGTGCGCTGACAATTAACTAACTCCCTAAACTTGATTTCTATACAAATTTGACTGACATGATATTCTGTCCATCAATGTGTAGCCTATCAAAATATTGACCATAATTTATTCAAATGCATGATGCATCGACATATGGTCCTCCTTTTAATTGTCTAGCCAAGGCTGTATCCAATGTGTTGTCTTCATGCGTGGACGTCGAGTAGCCTACATAAACAGGCCTACCTGATTCAATGGCATTTGGAAAATGTGTGTTATAACAGGTAAGTGACCTGGAACGGCTTATTTCTACCTGATGGGGATTCCACTGTCAGGGCTGCACTCTGTCAAATAATCTGATAAACCGCAAAGGTTATCC
It encodes:
- the LOC136965768 gene encoding E3 SUMO-protein ligase ZBED1-like is translated as MEDKSTGASSSNLHLVTHPRAKSKVWKYFGFDTDSDGCILHWKRIYCRICMTQIAYSGNTSNLSYHLEKNHPEEFCEFVKSNTDQMREAFATAYSKRKPEGPFHQQHPQETPKPNLGYENRRHSDLTSAVLSFICEGMYPVSVVEEPTFQALLKTTDPRYSPPTKSDIAKKFLPHVYQRSREAVLSELAGVANCGVSTDLWQSQTQNRTYISLSMHCLNQNCSTSVFSTSSKCLKTFEVQEDNIAENITRALYDAFVEWGITHKVSGVTTNGSLDIVKACSLLDLSVQMPCFGHTVNRGMAEAFQLPHVDGFLGKCRKLVDYFHQSLTAICLLQEKQRLHGLAKFQLVNDRIRSWMSTLHMLLRLREQQPAITSALVEDSDNHHLSFEGTEWSMVEGMIEMLQPFKVVADMMTSCRYSSISMVRPVLHMLLNTALKLNDRDLKEIGMAKEVISRVLSSTYSQTAETATFLNVAAFLDPRYKRLPFLTLQERSQVETKVIEEAKAVLEKQRAEQPSPVERPQSSDEPPDKKQALATASPCRTADSNPLAVIFYQSGTDENQEELHAQVVEELSNFKSQRVLGLNEDPLRWWSNHVALFPTLPKVLQKYWSVPATSVPCHRLFSSSGTILCGKRNRLAPAFVDQQVFLYENSRSYYEAEPREDDQEGWSFRLEQEPIA